In the genome of Pseudanabaena mucicola str. Chao 1806, the window TAAAGCGGGGCAATAGTTGATCGGGATTTGAGGCGGAATGTACGGGGAAATAGCGCTGGTGGCTAACCATTTCCGTTTTAATTACTGGCTGAGGTAACTCCAAGAATTCACGCTCAAACTCACCGATAACTGCGGTCGGAAATTCTACTAAATAGGTAACTTCTTCAAGCAAATCCTCAGGAATTTCCGCATTGCCATTAAACAGCTCTACTATGCTATTGATTTGGTTGAGGATATGATGCTGACGTTCTTTACCATCAACCAAAACAAAGGCTTCACGCAAAGTCGCCACATAGTCCTCAGCAGTGTCAATCACTACTGAGTGCGGATGCAGTACCCGATGCCCTTGACTCAGACGATCGCTCTGTACATTTTCTAAAGCAATCGGTAAAATTTGGGAATTGAATAGGGAAACTAACCAACGTATCGGGCGGGGAAACTTGAGATCACCATTACCCCAACGCATCAAGCGCTTACCTTCAAGTCCAGTAATCCATGATGGTGCTAGTTCCTGCAAAATATCCGCAGTCTGACGGCCCACAATTTGCTGATTAGCGAAAACAAATGAGCCCTTATCAGTCTCTTTGATAAAGATGTCTTTGAGATCAATCCCCTTTGACTTAGTAAAACCTAATAAAGCCCTAGTTGGCTCTCCCTGTGAATCACCATTTACAAAAGCAGAACCTACCGTAGGTCCTTTTAGCTCAACACTGCGATCGCTTTGTTGCACAGGTAAACCCTCAATTAGTACGGCAAGACGACGGGGCGTACCATAGACACTGATCTTGCTCGTAGTTAGTTGGTGTTCATCTAAAATTTTAGGGATGCGCTCTTGCCATTGGCTCAAAGCATCTACGATAAAACTGGCGGGTAATTCTTCAGTACCAACTTCTAACAGAAAACTTGCCATAACCACGAGTTGAGGGACAATCTTCAGTTTAACGCCTTGACGTACAATAAAGAAAGGGTAAGTCACTTGCAGCAACTACTCTGCATCTGACTAAATGAATTGGCAGCACCTTAAAAATACTTAGAAGATATAGCTATAAAAGCCAAAAGAGGGTTGTGGGGCAAAGCCCCACAACCCTCTTTTGGCTTTTAATTTTATTGCACAGTGCCACTTAGCATAAAATAGCTAGAGATTAACTTTTATTGAGCAGGGATACTGAAAGAGGCAAAACATGGGGCAAACACTCGAAGCTGTAGCGATTACTGATCAAATTAATTATCAGACTGAACAATATCGCGATGCCTACAGCCGAATCAATGCGATCGTCATTGAGGGCGAAGCTGAAGCATACAGCAACTATCTCCAACTAGCGGAGCTACTGCCCGAATCTAAAACTGATCTGATTAAACTTGCCAAGATGGAGGAACGTCACAAGAAGGGTTTTACTGCCTGTGGTAAAAACCTCAACGTTACCCCAGATATGGAATTTGCTGAGAAGTTCTTTGCTGAATTGCATGGCAATTTCCAAAAAGCATTTGCAGCTAGGGATATTGTTACTTGCCTGTTGATCCAATCACTTGTTATTGAGTGTTTTGCGATCGCTGCCTATAACATCTATATTCCCGTCGCCGATCCTTTCGCTCGCAAAATTACTGAGGGCGTAGTCAAAGATGAATATCTGCATCTTAACTTTGGTGAGGAATGGTTGCAAGAGCATTTTGAACAATCCAAAGCAAATTTAGAGCAAGCTAATCGTCAAAATTTGCCGATCGTTTGGAAAATGCTCAACCAAGTTGAAACTGATGCCAAAGTCCTCGGCATGGAAAAAGAAGCTTTAGTTGAAGACTTCATGATCCAATATGGAGAAAGTCTTGGCAAAATTGGCTTCAACACTCGTGACATTATGAAGATGTCGGCAATGGGTTTGTTGGCTGCTTAGTTATTTAGCTATTAGCAATTAGCTATTAGCCTTGAGCTTTTGGCTGTTGGTTATTAGTTTTTGGCTAACAGCTAAAATATTCTAGAACGGCTAAATCAGCCTTTAAAGAAATTATCAATTTCTAAAAAACACTTTAAATCTCAATCCAAAAAGCTAACCGCTAATCGCTAACAGATATTTATAATTGGTAGTCATGCAATGTAATTGTGTTGCGGGCGCGAAGCGCCCGCAACACAATTACTAAAAAAATTACTTTGCAGCACTACCTTATAATTTATATAAATATCTAATAGCTAACAGCCAATAGCCAATCGCTAATCAAAAACTGGTAACCGCAATCGATGTTTGGTCTCATTGGGCATTTAACAAGTCTTGAACACGCTCAGTCTGTAGCAAGGGAATTAGGCTATCCCGAATATGCCGATCAAGGTTTGGAATTTTGGTGTAGCGCCCCACCCCAAATCGTCGATCGCATCAAAGTTACGAGTGCTACAGGTCAGCAGATCGAAGGGCTGTATGTAGAGTCATGCTTTTTGCCTGAAATGTTGGCAGGAAGCAAAATTAAAACCGCTATTCGCAAAATCCTTAATGCGATGGCGCATGCACAAAAGCATGATATCGATATCACGGCTTTAGGGGGATTTTCCTCGATTATTTTCGAGAATTTTAACTTAAGCCAGATGTCGAGCGTGCGAAATATTCAGCTCGAATTCAATCGCTTCACCACAGGCAATACCCATACGGCTTACATTATTTGCCGCCAAATCGAAGAAGCTAGTCGTAAATTTGGCGTTGACTTAGCCAAGGCTACGGTTACAGTTTGTGGAGCTACGGGGGATATTGGTAGTGCTGTATGTCGTTGGCTTGATGCGCGTACTAATATTAAAGAGCTTTTGCTAGTTGCCCGCAATCAAGAACGGTTGCAAGAACTTCAAGCTCAACTTGGTCGCAGTAAAGTTTTGAGTATCGAAGAAGCTTTGCCTCAGTCAGATATTATCGTGTGGGTAGCCAGTATGGCAAAGGGCATGGCAATCGACTCCACTACCCTCAAACGCCCCTGCATCCTCATCGATGGAGGCTATCCCAAAAATATGTCTAGCCTTGTTCAAGAAGAAGGAATTTATGTGATCGATGGGGGCATTGTCGAGCATAGCCTCGATATTGACTGGAAGATTATGAAAATCGTAAGTATGACTGAGCCTACTCGTCAGCTTTTTGCTTGTTTTGCTGAAGCGATGCTGTTAGAGTTTGAGGGATGGCACACCAATTTTTCATGGGGACGCAATTTAATATCCATTGAGAACATGGAAAAAATTGGTGCAGTTTCAATTAAGCACGGATTTAGACCACTAATTAATTAAAAAGAAATGAATGGTGGCACAAAGCACCACCATTCATTTCTTTTTGTAGATGGCAAATTATCACAACTCTTTAAAAAATGTTACAACTACATTATGTAGTTTTGTATACTGGTAGTTTGATTGGGATATAAAAAAGGTATTTAACAGAGTGAGTCAGCATCCCCTAGAACAGCTAAATCGCTACGATGCTAAAGCCAATGCCGAATATTACGGTAGTCGCCCATGGCTAGCGATTAGTCGCATTTTAAAAATTATTTATTTTGCTTTCAGTTTTGGCTTAGCTTTTGGCTGGGATGTCTTGACGGGTAACACTGTAAGTCAACCCAAACTTGCCGAACAGTTACGACGTATTATCACGGCACTTGGTCCTACCTATATCAAAGTTGGACAGGCTTTATCGACACGCCCTGACTTGGTACGTGTGGATTTCTTAGAGGAGTTAACAAAACTTCAAGATCAATTGCCGCCATTTTCCAATGATCAAGCCTTCGCGATTATTGAATCTGAATTAGGCAAGCCCGTTCATACTATCTATCGCACTATTTCCGAAGATCCGATCGCAGCAGCAAGTTTAGGTCAAGTTTACAAGGCAACTCTCTATTCAGGAGAGGAGGTCGCCGTCAAGGTACAACGCCCTGAACTCATCCCTACATTAACCCTAGATCTATTTATTCTCCGTTGGTTTGCCAGTTGGCTCGGTCCAATTCTGCCACTCAACCTTGGTAATAGCTTAGAGGCGATCGTCGATGAATTTGGCTTAAAACTATTTGAAGAAATCGACTATGCCCACGAAGCCACTAATGCCGAAAGATTTGCAGGCTACTTCCAAAATGATCCCCTTGTCAAGGTTCCCTACATCTATCGTCAGTACAGCACTCATAAGGTTCTGACTTTAGAATGGATTAATGGCATTAAACTCAATGAAATTGAACAAATAAAGGCAGCAGGACTAGATACTGATGCCCTTGTAAGGATTGGGGTAATGTCTGGTTTGCGTCAACTTCTAGAGTTTGGCTTTTTCCATGCTGATCCTCACCCTGGCAATCTCTTTGCTACCTATGATGGCAAGATGGCATACATTGACTTTGGGATGATGGATCAATTGGATCTACAAACCAAAGAGCAATTAGTTGATTCAGTTGTGCATTTGCTCAATAAAGACTATGACGAACTAGGGCAGGACTATGTGCGGCTCGGCTTTCTGCAACCAGATATCGAAATGAAGCCAATCGTCAATGCGCTTGAATCAGTCCTTGGCGATATCATGTCCGAGAAAGTGAAGGATTTCAATTTTAAAGTTGTGACTGATCGCTTCTCGAAGGTCATGTACGACTATCCATTCTGCTTGCCTGCTAAATTTGCACTGATCATTCGCTCGGTAATTACCCAAGAAGGCGTTGCCCTTAGCCTCAATCCTGAATTTCGGATTGTGCAGGTAGCCTATCCCTATGTAGCGCGGCGATTGTTGACTGATGAGTCCGAAAGTCTGCGGTCAAGATTATTGGAAGTTCTCTTTAAGGATGATAAGTTCCAATGGTCTCGGCTAGAGAATTTATTAGCGATCGCTAAATCTGATGGTCAATTTGACATCATTCCCACAGCAAGTATGGGTCTGAAATTCCTTGCCTCCAAAGATGGTGAATATATTCGTCGTCGGATTTTGTTAGCTCTGACAGAAGACAATCGATTACATACTGAAGAGTTAATGCGAATCTGGAATATGCTCAGAGTTGATATCGAGCCCGCAAAACTATGGGATATGGCTCTAAAAACTGTAACTGGAGTAATGCCCAAAGCTATCGCGGCTGCACTCCCCTTCGCCGCCTTCCAAAATATTAACTAGTCGCCGAACTTTTTCAAGAATTAAAGGTGTGGATCTTTGATCCACACCTTTAATTCTTGAAAGCCT includes:
- a CDS encoding aldehyde oxygenase (deformylating) produces the protein MGQTLEAVAITDQINYQTEQYRDAYSRINAIVIEGEAEAYSNYLQLAELLPESKTDLIKLAKMEERHKKGFTACGKNLNVTPDMEFAEKFFAELHGNFQKAFAARDIVTCLLIQSLVIECFAIAAYNIYIPVADPFARKITEGVVKDEYLHLNFGEEWLQEHFEQSKANLEQANRQNLPIVWKMLNQVETDAKVLGMEKEALVEDFMIQYGESLGKIGFNTRDIMKMSAMGLLAA
- a CDS encoding long-chain acyl-[acyl-carrier-protein] reductase gives rise to the protein MFGLIGHLTSLEHAQSVARELGYPEYADQGLEFWCSAPPQIVDRIKVTSATGQQIEGLYVESCFLPEMLAGSKIKTAIRKILNAMAHAQKHDIDITALGGFSSIIFENFNLSQMSSVRNIQLEFNRFTTGNTHTAYIICRQIEEASRKFGVDLAKATVTVCGATGDIGSAVCRWLDARTNIKELLLVARNQERLQELQAQLGRSKVLSIEEALPQSDIIVWVASMAKGMAIDSTTLKRPCILIDGGYPKNMSSLVQEEGIYVIDGGIVEHSLDIDWKIMKIVSMTEPTRQLFACFAEAMLLEFEGWHTNFSWGRNLISIENMEKIGAVSIKHGFRPLIN
- a CDS encoding ABC1 kinase family protein; protein product: MSQHPLEQLNRYDAKANAEYYGSRPWLAISRILKIIYFAFSFGLAFGWDVLTGNTVSQPKLAEQLRRIITALGPTYIKVGQALSTRPDLVRVDFLEELTKLQDQLPPFSNDQAFAIIESELGKPVHTIYRTISEDPIAAASLGQVYKATLYSGEEVAVKVQRPELIPTLTLDLFILRWFASWLGPILPLNLGNSLEAIVDEFGLKLFEEIDYAHEATNAERFAGYFQNDPLVKVPYIYRQYSTHKVLTLEWINGIKLNEIEQIKAAGLDTDALVRIGVMSGLRQLLEFGFFHADPHPGNLFATYDGKMAYIDFGMMDQLDLQTKEQLVDSVVHLLNKDYDELGQDYVRLGFLQPDIEMKPIVNALESVLGDIMSEKVKDFNFKVVTDRFSKVMYDYPFCLPAKFALIIRSVITQEGVALSLNPEFRIVQVAYPYVARRLLTDESESLRSRLLEVLFKDDKFQWSRLENLLAIAKSDGQFDIIPTASMGLKFLASKDGEYIRRRILLALTEDNRLHTEELMRIWNMLRVDIEPAKLWDMALKTVTGVMPKAIAAALPFAAFQNIN